The Scatophagus argus isolate fScaArg1 chromosome 12, fScaArg1.pri, whole genome shotgun sequence genome includes the window AACGTCAAAGCATTTTCTTACAGTATTAGTGATGGAATCTGTGTGCTCAGATTCAGCCATGGAATCCACACCCTGAAACAATCAAGTGATATCACATGCCACAAAGGCACGGGGCAATGTGTCATCCGTCTGTCCGTCCCGCACACAGCTCTTTTACTACTGTTTATCTGCAGTTAATGTTTCCTTAGACATTTTACAGTTCACACAGTTCTGTTTTAAACATTGTAATGTtgatcatttctgtctttttaatttttcagctATCTCTTTCATTACATCTGCCATGACAGAATCATATACCTGTGTATCACTGATGATGTAAGTATAGAATTGACACAGATatctgtgtattgtgtattgtgtatttgtttgtggtGAGTGGGAGTGATAGATATTAAAGGTATGTTGAAATAGCTTTGAAATTGTAATCTCTCTTCTGTTGTTTGACATGCTTCTGTACTATACGTGATGGGGCATGAAGAGTTCAGAAGTTAACTTTTGGAAACAGCCGCTTTtggaaagagaaataaaatgattgcACAACCCCCATTTGTGAAGTAATATATTGAGCCCATAACAACAGGACAGATAACCCTACTTTCAGAGACACCGATTAACAGTATAGAAATACAATTTTCATGTCACTGGATCTTTTCATGGGAATGTActtaaaatatgtgttttatttaacttcTGTTTGCAAAAGGACTTTGAGAGGTCACGCGCATTCAGCTTCCTCAGTGAAGTCAAAAAGCGCTTCCAGACAACATACGGGTCGCGAGCACAAACAGCCCTGCCTTACGCCATGAACAGTGAATTCTCCTCAACACTGGCGGCTCAGATGGTGAGTATGACAAGAGCCTGAGCATATTGAGCAATATTTTCTTGTGAGGACTGCTTTGTGCCTCTGtagtatattaaaaaaacacacaaaatagaTTCAATAgtaatcacaaaataaatctccTTTCCATTTCCCTCTTTCCCCCTACCTTcctctgtttctatttttatttacagaaacatcATTCAGACCCACGAGGATCAGATCGTGTCTCTGAGACTCAGATGCAGGTGGATGACCTGAAGGGTATTATGGTCCGCAACATAGGTGAGCTTCTCATGAGTTTCCTCATGGCTCAGTGATACTGAAAAGACCTCCTTGTGATATGGCACTctgagataaaaatgaaattaaaaaatctgtacaatattttaatatataaaattcACATGAAAACTGGAGGATTACTATCACAAATGTCCATTTGATAGAAATCTCATTACACTGAACATTTGTTTGTCCCAAGTTAATGTtggctctttgtgttttttttgtttgttttttgcagatTTGGTGGCTCAGAGGGGAGAGAAGCTGGAGTTGCTGATTGACAAGACAGAAAATCTGGTTGATTCAGTGAGTTTAAAGACTTCAAGTTTTGCCTCGTGAACCCTACGTGTTTTCTGTTACATGATATTTCACAGTATACATGCGTATATTATGACAGTAATCCAGCTAGCTACTCATTCACGAGTATAGTCACTGACGTTACTTTCTCTCTAAACCATTTAGTCGGTGACATTTAAGACCACAAGTCGTAACCTGGCACGAGCCATGTGTATGAAGAACCTCAAGCTGACTATTGTCATCGTGCTCGCGTGTCTGGTGAGTATGGGCAGAAATGGTGGTTGATGAGATGTTGGTTACAAAGGGGCTACAGTGTTATGGTTCTTTCGCCAGTTTGATGAATTGCAACTTGGCTGTCTGTGCTAAGAAAATGCCTTTAGTTGCAAACAGTTCTTTttcatgaaaattaaaaaaaacttaccCGGGTCCCTTGAATACTGCCACTTTGATTTTCTCCTACTATGAGACTCAGTGGTGCTGCAATTTACTTCTTAGTTTCTTATGTTTCTGTGCTCTTTTCAGGTGGTCATTTACATTATCGTTTCTGCTGCCTGTGGAGGCCTCAGCTGGCCCACTTGTGTCAAGTAATGAGATGATAGTGGGGGtaaaagaaaaggagatgaaGGACAAATGAAGAGGGGATGGAGCACCTGTCCAACTCTGACAACCACTGGATAAAAAAAGGACACAACTTTCCTTCCTTTACTCCTTTAGCGCCAACATCCCTTGAAGACATATGCTGCTCCTCCTACTGCCTCCTTCTTCATGCCCTCCTTTGATAGTGTGCACATTGACATGTCCTCTGAACAGGCAGTCCTACGTCTTACCCACACTAATGGACAGCAGCCTTGTGGCCTAAAACTGATGTGGAACTGTAATCTTGTCTTACATTAGTCTCATGACATTCATATTGTTTTCATGCACTTAGTGGCCTGATGTATCAGTTGGTGATACTATCCCATACCCGCCTATCTAATGTAATTAATGACTGACTGATACCTGGAATAAACCACAAAGGTTGTCAACAAAGACCTATGGGACCTGCAAGTATAGGTAGCATTTGCACTGTTTTGCAGATTCATCAAGGACTCCCACGTTAGTGTCTGGTTCTCTCTTATGAAACTGAAAGCTAATTTTTGACTAAACTAATGCATTATAAGGTATGATTAAAGTGGCATGTGTCTAACAAACCAAATTTATGGGGTCTCATGAAACAGATTTTCTTCATGGTTTATCACCAAACACAGAAGTATATTCTAAAATGGATGTTGTAAAATACCAGATGcgatcataaaaaataaatattgtaaattgGATTGATTTTCCTGATTCAAAAGATGTAATGGTTCTTTGAGGAGAAAATCTTAGCTCTTGCTTCCTTTAACTCTTTACCTGTTCAGAGATGTACGGTGTGCCCATATGTTCTTTCTGTTAACACAATGCACTTTTTACTTTGTACATAGACTTGCTTCCTGGCCTCATATGGTTCATAATCgtgtaattatttaattattgtaCATTCAGATTTGAGATAATAAAATCTGATGGAATCAAATGGCTGATGTATACAGGTGCAACATCATGAAGCTGTTATGCTATTTATGGCTTCCACTTCCATCGATTGATTAAAACCAACTGTTCATCACTAAGTTATAAGGCGACGCCAAATCATCACATTGTGCCAAAGTTCAAGTAAACAGCACTTGCTTCTGCGGGACAATGTAAGCGGAACTCCGGTTttactaatgtgtgtgttttgtgaatgaCAGTGTGAAATCGATGCAGGATTCCGTGAGAAACGACCAGGTGAACCTAGTTTGTTAATAAGGAGCGGGTCAGCTGCGTGTTGCCAGTTTGCTAACGTTACAAGACATTTCagtgctgtatttgtgtgttttttgtttatctgtgcGAATTGACTGCCGCATGATGTCTTAATTGTGCGACAGGTGGTAAggcatttttttggttttttttttaatgtcctcTCCTGCATCACTTACCGCCTTAAGTTGTATGCTTATGGTTACATTAATCTAACAAAAACCTGTCAGCCGAAGTTAACGATAGCGCCAAGCTTCTTGTTCTGTTCCTTTGGTACGTGGTTAAGATTAAGCTAACTAAACGCTACTTGTTTGTCGTCACCGCCGGTTTGCTGTGCtccattttttatttgcaaCCGTTGAAACGTTATGTAGTTAGTTCATTGCTTCTTAGTATTCAAGACCGCCTATGTTAAGTTTGGCATTTTATCATAATAACGTTAACTAGCTAGCTTGTCCCGTAACCGTTAACGTCTCgcagtctgctgtgttttaaaCAATTTATGGACGTGAAAGAGTGTTTTCCTTGCTATTTGTAGCTCCTTTCTATGTTTACTCCTTGGCTAATTATAGATCTAACTTGCTGTAGGAGGCCTCACACAAGGATAATCTGTCCATTAGGAGAGAAATTGGGTACTAGCGCTACACATACACCCAGTGAGCGCCATTCATGTTATTTTGGCTTTATACACGCCTTTGAATGGATAGCCGTGCAGACCCTGTCAGTGTTATACACTTGCATATTGATTAAGCTGTGGTAACCAGTTTCGTTAGCTAATTCTAAGGTGTAATTATTTTGTTAAGTTGGGGCATCATGTAAAACAGCGCTGTGCAGTATAACACCACAAAGGTCACAAAGGTTACCATTCTATATAGTTGAATAACCACCACAATATTTCGGGTTGAGCTTGAGGCTTCATTTGTGACTCTGCAGCAACTGGTCCTAATATTCAAAAATTCTCACCCTAAGGCTTAATGTAATGTTCTTATTTGTTGCTGTCCCGACTGGAAATACCTCGTTCAACATCATAGtcaaaaaatgatgaaaatggaGAACTAATAGCACATATTTGCCCAGCTactgaaacatctgcagtcctctgcttgcttttgttgtttttgtttttgttttttttaactagaTGACATGGTTCCACAGCTTTGTCTTGAAAGTCAGTTGATGGAACACACTGATCCAGACTAGCTAATATTCTGGCTGTTGAAAGACAGTGCCATGCTGTTCTTCTAAGCAGGCTCAATTGTGTGGTTTTGTTGCTCTGTACTTTACAGAGGACAGTGCTGTCCCTGTGGTATGCTGGCTGGAATCCCCCCCAGCTTGACCGGCTGCCCTGCTGTAGCGTGGGGCAGCTCTGTTCCTGGGCTTTTGATGGCTGTCCCCGCTACTCATAGCTCCTCACTGTATTATACTGATATGTCCGGTCACCCATGCAAAGGCAGTGAAAGGCCATTTGAGGCTGTCTGCGCAGTGCCTGAGGGGCTTCTAAAATAGAGGGACTTTGTTCTTTTGATAGAACTCTCAGTCCCCTAGACCACACAGACGTTTACTGTGAGTGTCAAATATCAGAGTGATTTTGGCGGGTATCTTATTTGTATTGAATCTTTTGTCTATGCTTTTAGAGTGTATACTATGTGGACGTAGACAGCGACATACATCGCTGAGGTGTTGGCTCTGAATCTGGGACTGGAGAGAAAGCTGGTTTTCTTAATTCAGCTGAAAATGGACATCACTTGTGCATTCTTGTTAGCTGTGATATTTGGAGGAAAATGTTGAATTGTTTAGATTGTAAAACTAGATTTCACAGGATTTAAGACTAATTCTCAGAACTAAGATAAGCCTACCCTGTGCCATGATTTACATCTTGTCTCTAGTTAAGATTAGCTTGTAGTTCCCAGGGTCATGGGCCTTGTATAGATTAAGCAGAAATAGTGTGGGTCTTAAGGGTCTTAGGCTTTCATGTCACACCACTGCTGTGGTGTCAGGATCAAGTGTCGAGCTGTTTGTGTACAACATGAGGTTGTGTTGTCAGACAGTGACATGGTGTCAAGCTTGCTAGTTATATCCAGCGTTGTAATGTTTCTGGCCATTTTGGAGTAAAAGAGCTTCTGTGCAAATTCTGGTTGGGATCCACTATTTGAAACCCTCCTTGTGCAGCATTCTCCTGCACAAAGACCTCCTGTCATTCTGCTCTCCTTTTCACTTATCCCTTGCTAAAAAGCCACCCAATCCACTTTCTCATAAAAGAGGGACTTTGGCTGCCAGGCAACAATGAATGCTAACTCAGCCTGGCAAGTCATGGCCACTCCCCCTGCACTGAGCTCAGCATGGGTAAGGTAACACGTTTCTCACTTGCTCCCTCTGTAAACTTAGGAGGAGAGCTCTACACTGAGCACatatggggtggggggggttaaTGCTTACACAAGTGGCACCCTCATTCAGGCTGTGATGTTACTGATGGACGGTTGACTCTGAACacaaggagggaggggtggTGGGATGTGGGCCTCTGGTGCCTGGCTGAAGTGGACTCGCACAGCATTGCCTGCCCAGTTGGCTGGATTTAGCGCTCGGGAAGGAAGGCAAAAATGGAATTGTCTCTGAGATGGTAAAATGAGCTGAGTGAACCCGGCAGGAGGCATTTCTTTCCCCTCTGTTTTCACTGGAGAGCACAAGAATGTAGGTATTAAGTTAGCTGATATTATGGTTGATCAgttttttatgtatgtgttgtaagcctgtttaaaaatgtaattttcctgCTGCGTTTCTTTCCATTGATTGTCTCAGTGTCTTTTAGCCTGaattctgtgattttgtttttccataaaCACAGTTAGATCTCTGGGGTTTGTCCCAGCTCAGTTGCAATTTAGATAACAATGTAAAGTCCAGCAAAATCACTGTTCTGCATTGTTATTCTGTGTTGGAAGATACTGTAGTATCCTTGGAGGGCCAGTTGTTGCCAGGGTTCAATGTGCAGGGCAGTTTGCTAAGGCTGTATACTTATCTTGATTATGCAGTAAGGTGTGTTGTTTGTCTACCTGTTAAACAGATTTCAGTTGTTGGTTATATGTATTTAACACAGAGCGGCTTTCTTATCAGCAGCAGTATTGAAGGCAGATTTAAATATTAACACCTAATAATTATTGGCatatgtttttcaaaatgtaattctCACAAATGTCTAAGGCCAAATATATCTTTAAAGAATAGAGTATCAGATGTATATTATAAAAATGGACTCTAATTCATGTATGTTGTCACTGTATCTTTACAAACTTAgcaaattaacattttgcaaTGTGCATGTTTGGAGGTGAGGCTAAAATAGCCAGTCATCACCACAcataacttttttgtttttcaataatTGTTTTGGAGTCCTGAGGAAACAATGTTTTTGCATCAAAAATTATGGGCTTTGAATTGTAGTTCATTCTACAGTCAGTAGTGTGTTATGGATTTCTCTGACAGTATCTCATTCAAAGGACATTCAATACATTTGAGCTTACACTTGCAAACGTTTCTGTTTTAGGTTCCTTTAAAAATTCTGATCTGATCAATGTGCTAGCTAAAATTGGTTTGTTAAagtggctgatgatgatgatgatggctttgagaagaaaaaaattgtgtgCCTCAGGTCTGTAACTATCTCTGTTGTCAAGTCTTTAGTGACTACCTAAGACCCTTTAGTTATGTCACTCACTTTAAGTATAGCCTTGTTTGCCTTTGTGTACTAAGGGAAAGGCTCATTTAGACACCCTTGCTATTCATCTGCTGGATTACGTTTTGATATTACTACAAAGGAAACTTCTATTGTGGTAGTTAATCAACAGACAAGTCAAGACTGCTGCACAAGAATAGAAACATGGGTCACATGCTGCATATCATAAACTGATCCCTCTCTTTGAAGAATCCGGTGCCTTTCTTAGGTCATACAGCACTGTAACTTGAacttagttttcttttttttaaactaagtATAATAACTTATTATGTGAGAGTCACATTGCCTCATTGATCCTacctctcttttctccatcaGCAAAACTTCCTGTCTCAATATACTCGACGAAAGTGTGGCACTGTGCACAGTTTTGCTCCAGAATGTTTCCTATTACAGCAAAGGCAGATGGAGTATGCATGTCATGTCTTAATTTTATTATGTGCAACAGGACGTCTGGGGTCTTCAGAGAACATTTTCAGGCTACTGGTGACTTTCTATCTTACCTACTGATGGCATGTACCCCAGTGGTGTTTTAGTAGTGACTGAGAAGTTAAGCAGTCAAGTCTGATAGAATAAACAGTACACAGGAAAGCATGTAAGACTACTGTTAACTTCCCAGGCAAAATACTTCTCAGAGTAGAAACATGAATTTCAACTGCATCCTCACTTTTAATAAGTCATGATTCACAAGAGACAGTGGTAACAATAGTGGAAGTAATATTTTCTACTCATTCTCAGCTGAGATGTTTATTGTAGCGCAGATACTTAATCTGATATTCAGCATGTTAAAGAAATTACCAATAGAGCTAGAAGATAATTTACAGAAGGTTTGCACTACTCCCTGAGCACGATCCTGATgacttttgcatttttcattgaaCTAAGTACTAAATAATTTAGTATCTAGCTACTGTTACAGTGGTCAGTGGCTACAAAGGCTTACCAGGCCAAACCATTTTGTAGCCTAAGGAAAATTTAgggtgtctgtgttttctggaAGTTTAACAAAGCTGTCAACAGAGACTGTGTTGTAAcgtggttttaaaaaaacaaaaaagactttttttttttttttctccatagaCATTCGACGGATTACAATACTGGCAACCAAATGTAAGGAAGTAGGCAAGAAATCCAAAATGTCTAATAAGACATTTAACATGTCCGCTGAAGTGGAGCACACAGTTCCTTTGCCCCAACGAGCCCTGCAGCTGGACCTCTCATCTGAGTGTCGTTACAGCAACTTGCTGTCCACTTCTCCTGACTCCATGAGTAGTATTTCCAACCTGAGTAACCGTGAAGAAATCAGCTCCCCTGATGTCAACATGCTTCAGTGCTGTATCAGCGACTGTTCCCCTGTGGATAATCCTTACAACAACACCTTTCAACAAAGTAATGTGCTCTGTAGTGTCAGCACAAACCTGAACCAAACATTCATTGCCACACCTGTGAATGGCAGTGTGGATTTCTGGAACGAGAACATGACTGTATGGAGCAACCATGAGGCAGGATCAGAGAAGTTCCAGACTTGTAGTAAGACCACAGAGGATGGAAGTTACAGTGCAGTGACATCTCCAGACTCTGCTGACCGGGAGAGCCAACCTGGTTCGTGTGAGACCTCCCGTAGAGGATCCACTGAGAATGACTACTCCTCACTGAGTTCTGGGGAAATGGTAATACGGAACAACAGTTTTTGTCTAGAGGACCAGTCGCTTTTGGTAGTCTCGTCCCTGGAGGAGACATCATTCTCTTTACCTGCTGGTCATCCAGCATTGCCTGCTGAATCTAACCTGCTGTCAACCGCTCTGCAGGATGTATGTGAAAAATCCCCAGAAAAAGTTGCTGAGGAGAACATAGACCATTTGTGTCTTGGCATGACATTCACCCAGGCAGAGCTCCCCACTGAAGAAAATGATGTAGCAGCATCCAACTCTCTTGTTGCTCTGCCAAGTGAGAGTGAAGGAGGTCTTTTGATGACCTTTGTCTGTGAAACATCTCCTGCAGATTGTGGAAAAGAGGCTCAGTTTACAATTGCTGAAGCACAGATGCCTCATTTCCCTGATGCATTGACACCAGAACAAGGCAAAACCTTTGTGTCCACTCTGTCAGCCGTGCAAGACACTGATAAGGATATTCATACTTCCACACCAATACAACACGTTGGGAACAAGATACCCAGCCTCCCTTGCTTTTCAGAGTCTCCCTGCACTGGAAACACTGGCAACCCTGGACTCCACCCcgttaaacagcagcagatatCTATAACTCCTAAGCAACGTTTGATTGCAGGACTGCTGCCTTCAGCCAGCAAGGtcaaaaaaatggaaatcaaaaAGTTTCCCAAGTCGGACTTTAGCAGTGTAAAATCTAAAGTTGTGACAAGAAATGTGCATCACATGTCAGTGCCAGGCTCTGCTTCACAACACAAACCATCACATATTAATGTGAACAGCAGTcacactgaagcacaaagaGGTGCAGCTATCAGGATTAGTCCTGCCAAAGTAAGGAGTAGCACTGCAGTTGTCTCTACCAACACCCAGATGATCAGTAATGCACAGGGACAAGTGAATACTGGGACTGGTAATTTATACACGGCAGTGAGGCAATCATTCAGGCACCGTGCTGCAGATAGACAAGGCAAGAGTCCAACTACCCTACCTTGCCACCAGTTGCAAGCACCTGCAAAAAAACGTGCTTCAGCAGTCCAATGCATTAAGGCCATCTCTGAAACAAAGCATGCAGCCCTGAGCCAAGTGGctgacactgcagcacagcatgCTGGCAACAAGACTTTGTGCCTCTCGTCCTTAGAAAAATCCCTTGAGGGAAGTGGCCAAGCAGATCCCAAACAAAGTCCGAAGAAGGATATGTCAAACAAAATTGAGGTCAGGTCAGGCTCTGCGTTAGGTCAGGACAAGTCTCCTCTCCTCAAGTCGCGGCTTCGCTGCTCATCCGAgagttcatcatcatcatctagGCCAcccaaggagaaaaaaaacactctaaGGCTCTCAAATAGCTTTACCATTCCCAAAACTAACACCCACCTGGCCAAGACCAAACCAGGAAACCTGAACTGCTCTTCCCAGAGTAAGCAGGCCATACAGGCTGAGGCATACAGGTCTGCGGAAAACTCCGCCAGAGAAGTTAAAAAGATCAGCCTGCTGGTGAGTATGAACTACTGTGGGACAATTTTCAGTAACAAttcattgtgtatttttaagtACTGCTtatgtttgtgtaaatataGCTCTTTCTGTCACATTAAAT containing:
- the mtus1a gene encoding microtubule-associated tumor suppressor 1 homolog A isoform X2, with the protein product MSNKTFNMSAEVEHTVPLPQRALQLDLSSECRYSNLLSTSPDSMSSISNLSNREEISSPDVNMLQCCISDCSPVDNPYNNTFQQSNVLCSVSTNLNQTFIATPVNGSVDFWNENMTVWSNHEAGSEKFQTCSKTTEDGSYSAVTSPDSADRESQPGSCETSRRGSTENDYSSLSSGEMVIRNNSFCLEDQSLLVVSSLEETSFSLPAGHPALPAESNLLSTALQDVCEKSPEKVAEENIDHLCLGMTFTQAELPTEENDVAASNSLVALPSESEGGLLMTFVCETSPADCGKEAQFTIAEAQMPHFPDALTPEQGKTFVSTLSAVQDTDKDIHTSTPIQHVGNKIPSLPCFSESPCTGNTGNPGLHPVKQQQISITPKQRLIAGLLPSASKVKKMEIKKFPKSDFSSVKSKVVTRNVHHMSVPGSASQHKPSHINVNSSHTEAQRGAAIRISPAKVRSSTAVVSTNTQMISNAQGQVNTGTGNLYTAVRQSFRHRAADRQGKSPTTLPCHQLQAPAKKRASAVQCIKAISETKHAALSQVADTAAQHAGNKTLCLSSLEKSLEGSGQADPKQSPKKDMSNKIEVRSGSALGQDKSPLLKSRLRCSSESSSSSSRPPKEKKNTLRLSNSFTIPKTNTHLAKTKPGNLNCSSQSKQAIQAEAYRSAENSAREVKKISLLTESSKSTTAGVSFSDKSKSGFRGWPCPRRTRGGPLSHASAASPRPDTLSTRQRQTTLGRDECRTSTAVGTPQSKQKTSAGSQTAQAAGEQSPGTAFTASIKLQVIESRPPQTPFRPSLGLPPTPASRPPRKTQGPSKSLTEASVHSELNGGAGSKQVSGRAAHKPTPLKTVLKSRLITTPVKNTGQSLASVCKPAASTSKAASNSTVSHLKRSASARFVRVTSSGPVDKNKPKTSSHQQPAQQQASQPSQSNGPPDVVPASVAEGGRKDRSIQQLRELLAASNCRFEAVSIVLQQILAERDEATRQCRDLSQELVNLRGELVCSVHSSERLEKERDELRVALEDTLQKVQKQHQKDLAELEERLQAFYQAEWDKVHLSYQEEADKCKTLMQQQIGDLKADHEATKVELEQRHAEQLRCDKQQYEMSLEELCKIHTQELQSLDKSLKDAEAALSGQIEALTVENKALAEKLTAEENRRKQLADKSQKDSHTLYLEQELESLKVVLDIKNKQLHQQEENLMEIDKLKEKNVKLNESLNKAQQENEDLKARLDRHTALSRQLSTEQAVLQESLQKESKVNKRLSMENEELLWKLHNGDLSSPRKLSPTSTSHSFSLQSPRSSGLLSSPPVSPR
- the mtus1a gene encoding microtubule-associated tumor suppressor 1 homolog A isoform X3, which gives rise to MSNKTFNMSAEVEHTVPLPQRALQLDLSSECRYSNLLSTSPDSMSSISNLSNREEISSPDVNMLQCCISDCSPVDNPYNNTFQQSNVLCSVSTNLNQTFIATPVNGSVDFWNENMTVWSNHEAGSEKFQTCSKTTEDGSYSAVTSPDSADRESQPGSCETSRRGSTENDYSSLSSGEMVIRNNSFCLEDQSLLVVSSLEETSFSLPAGHPALPAESNLLSTALQDVCEKSPEKVAEENIDHLCLGMTFTQAELPTEENDVAASNSLVALPSESEGGLLMTFVCETSPADCGKEAQFTIAEAQMPHFPDALTPEQGKTFVSTLSAVQDTDKDIHTSTPIQHVGNKIPSLPCFSESPCTGNTGNPGLHPVKQQQISITPKQRLIAGLLPSASKVKKMEIKKFPKSDFSSVKSKVVTRNVHHMSVPGSASQHKPSHINVNSSHTEAQRGAAIRISPAKVRSSTAVVSTNTQMISNAQGQVNTGTGNLYTAVRQSFRHRAADRQGKSPTTLPCHQLQAPAKKRASAVQCIKAISETKHAALSQVADTAAQHAGNKTLCLSSLEKSLEGSGQADPKQSPKKDMSNKIEVRSGSALGQDKSPLLKSRLRCSSESSSSSSRPPKEKKNTLRLSNSFTIPKTNTHLAKTKPGNLNCSSQSKQAIQAEAYRSAENSAREVKKISLLTESSKSTTAGVSFSDKSKSGFRGWPCPRRTRGGPLSHASAASPRPDTLSTRQRQTTLGRDECRTSTAVGTPQSKQKTSAGSQTAQAAGEQSPGTAFTASIKLQVIESRPPQTPFRPSLGLPPTPASRPPRKTQGPSKSLTEASVHSELNGGAGSKQVSGRAAHKPTPLKTVLKSRLITTPVKNTGQLDKNKPKTSSHQQPAQQQASQPSQSNGPPDVVPASVAEGGRKDRSIQQLRELLAASNCRFEAVSIVLQQILAERDEATRQCRDLSQELVNLRGELVCSVHSSERLEKERDELRVALEDTLQKVQKQHQKDLAELEERLQAFYQAEWDKVHLSYQEEADKCKTLMQQQIGDLKADHEATKVELEQRHAEQLRCDKQQYEMSLEELCKIHTQELQSLDKSLKDAEAALSGQIEALTVENKALAEKLTAEENRRKQLADKSQKDSHTLYLEQELESLKVVLDIKNKQLHQQEENLMEIDKLKEKNVKLNESLNKAQQENEDLKARLDRHTALSRQLSTEQAVLQESLQKESKVNKRLSMENEELLWKLHNGDLSSPRKLSPTSTSHSFSLQSPRSSGLLSSPPVSPR
- the sybl1 gene encoding vesicle-associated membrane protein 7 — translated: MAILFAVVARGTTILAKHAWCGGNFLEVTEQILAKIPSENNKLTYSHGSYLFHYICHDRIIYLCITDDDFERSRAFSFLSEVKKRFQTTYGSRAQTALPYAMNSEFSSTLAAQMKHHSDPRGSDRVSETQMQVDDLKGIMVRNIDLVAQRGEKLELLIDKTENLVDSSVTFKTTSRNLARAMCMKNLKLTIVIVLACLVVIYIIVSAACGGLSWPTCVK
- the mtus1a gene encoding microtubule-associated tumor suppressor 1 homolog A isoform X1; protein product: MSNKTFNMSAEVEHTVPLPQRALQLDLSSECRYSNLLSTSPDSMSSISNLSNREEISSPDVNMLQCCISDCSPVDNPYNNTFQQSNVLCSVSTNLNQTFIATPVNGSVDFWNENMTVWSNHEAGSEKFQTCSKTTEDGSYSAVTSPDSADRESQPGSCETSRRGSTENDYSSLSSGEMVIRNNSFCLEDQSLLVVSSLEETSFSLPAGHPALPAESNLLSTALQDVCEKSPEKVAEENIDHLCLGMTFTQAELPTEENDVAASNSLVALPSESEGGLLMTFVCETSPADCGKEAQFTIAEAQMPHFPDALTPEQGKTFVSTLSAVQDTDKDIHTSTPIQHVGNKIPSLPCFSESPCTGNTGNPGLHPVKQQQISITPKQRLIAGLLPSASKVKKMEIKKFPKSDFSSVKSKVVTRNVHHMSVPGSASQHKPSHINVNSSHTEAQRGAAIRISPAKVRSSTAVVSTNTQMISNAQGQVNTGTGNLYTAVRQSFRHRAADRQGKSPTTLPCHQLQAPAKKRASAVQCIKAISETKHAALSQVADTAAQHAGNKTLCLSSLEKSLEGSGQADPKQSPKKDMSNKIEVRSGSALGQDKSPLLKSRLRCSSESSSSSSRPPKEKKNTLRLSNSFTIPKTNTHLAKTKPGNLNCSSQSKQAIQAEAYRSAENSAREVKKISLLTESSKSTTAGVSFSDKSKSGFRGWPCPRRTRGGPLSHASAASPRPDTLSTRQRQTTLGRDECRTSTAVGTPQSKQKTSAGSQTAQAAGEQSPGTAFTASIKLQVIESRPPQTPFRPSLGLPPTPASRPPRKTQGPSKSLTEASVHSELNGGAGSKQVSGRAAHKPTPLKTVLKSRLITTPVKNTGQSLASVCKPAASTSKAASNSTVSHLKRSASARFVRVTSSGPEMLWSPKLSLSNIHVRLTAKGLLRNIQLLSGCRKSTVVFQAVDKNKPKTSSHQQPAQQQASQPSQSNGPPDVVPASVAEGGRKDRSIQQLRELLAASNCRFEAVSIVLQQILAERDEATRQCRDLSQELVNLRGELVCSVHSSERLEKERDELRVALEDTLQKVQKQHQKDLAELEERLQAFYQAEWDKVHLSYQEEADKCKTLMQQQIGDLKADHEATKVELEQRHAEQLRCDKQQYEMSLEELCKIHTQELQSLDKSLKDAEAALSGQIEALTVENKALAEKLTAEENRRKQLADKSQKDSHTLYLEQELESLKVVLDIKNKQLHQQEENLMEIDKLKEKNVKLNESLNKAQQENEDLKARLDRHTALSRQLSTEQAVLQESLQKESKVNKRLSMENEELLWKLHNGDLSSPRKLSPTSTSHSFSLQSPRSSGLLSSPPVSPR